AGAAAAATTGGTCAAACTTAAATTAGAAGATAAGCCTTTTTTCTTCTCTTCAAATATATATTTATTATATGTTGCCTTAGAATCTGTCTTTAGTTCTCCACCTATGTAGCTATCTTTTCCTAGGACTAAATTACTTCCTATTACTTCTACATCACCTTTTATCAATGCCTTATTTTCTACATAGAGAGTTCCTGCTATATTTTCTTCTCTATGCTCCAGCTCTGTCTTTGAATGTGATTTTAAGAAGCCTTTTTCTTTTGATCTTCTCTCTGTATCAATCTTATCTACATTTGAGTCAAGTTTTACTTTTTCTACATCTAAAACAGCATCCTTGGCTAAAACAGCCGAACCTTTAATATTTAAATTCTTAGCACTTATATTTAAATTCTCTGCCTCTACATTAGAGCCTATATTAGATTCAAAGGCATAGGAATTAAAATTATCTCCATCTTTTCCAAATTTTTGCTCTCCACTTAATTTTTGTGAGCTTATATTTACATCTTCTTTTACATTTATATTTAAATCCTTAGCCTTCGTTATGCCTGCTATACTTGTATAGTTATTTCCTACTATATTTAGAATTCCACCTGATGAGATTTCTGCTATATCTTTTATTTCTGAATGTCTTGTTCTATTTAATTCTGAAAATTCAGAATTTCTTTCTATAATTGTGCTTTGATTTAGTATATTGCCATCTTTAGATATAACTGTCGCAAGCTCTGTTCCTGTAATTTTTCCACCGATATTTTTTATATCCTTATCAGCTATTAAATATGTATTAGTTCCTGTTATTTCTGATAATTGATCAGTTAAGCTTCTATTAGTTATGCTCTTTGCTTCCACATAGGTAGTACCTGTATTTCCAATCTTAGCTCCGTTATTTACTAAGTCTTCAGTTTTTATTGAAGTCAGCTCTGTTCCTGCAATTTTACTTCTACTGTCAAGAGCTAAATTATCCAAAGTATTTTTTGCAAGATAAATTTTTGGAGCAAGAACATCCACACCATTTACATTTTGCTGCACATACCAAATTATATCTTTTTTAAGATTTTTTATCTGTTCTGCACTCAGCTCTTCACCTATTTTTAAATTTAAAGCTCCTGCTTCATCTTTTGCATTATCTATTAAAAATTTTACAAGCTCTTGATTTGATTTTCCATTTATAAAAGCCGTACCCAATTTTTCATGAATATTTTTATTTATAAGTTGATTTTCATAGAAAGCATCTCCAAGCCTTCTTACTCTATCCCATTTCTCTTCATGACCTATTCTGCTAAGAAAATAGTCACTGCCATAAAAACTGCTTATATTAATATGTTTAGCTCTAGTTTCCATTAAATATTTAGAGCTAGGAAAAACATTTTTAGTAAATAGTGCACTATTAAGATTTGAATCTATATTTATAGAGGAATTTTTTAATACCTCCTCCATCTTTTTTAAATTTGCATACACTTCTATATCAATATTTTGATTTTTTAAATCTTCTATAGAACTATTTGAATTAATTACTAAATTAGAATTACTTTTATTTATTCCATTTTTAATATCTATATTTTTATTTTCTAGTCTATTCCCTGCCAGTCCATTTTTTATTAAACCATTTGCCTCTTCTATTGCCTGAGGCACTATAACTGTTGAATCTATTACAACATTTTTTCCCTCAATTACGCTTGGCTGACCTGTTACATAACCATATCTTCCTACATACTCAGTTACGAAATCATATACTTTTCTTCTTCTAGGTCTTTCATCAGAACCATATTCCTCATAAACCTGTTTTCCATTCTCATCTAATCTAGGTACTCTTTTAGTAATATAGTCCTGAGCAAAATCTCTGCTATAAGTAACTTCCATTCTTACTTTTTTTCTAGGCCATCTACCAGTTCTTTCAAACTTAATAAACATTGTTTCTTGACCGGTTTTTACCTTAACCTTTTCGCCAGTAGACACAAGATTTTCAAGGCTATTTGTTTTAATATCTACCGTATTTCCGGCTGATATTATAGAGTCTTTATTAATAATTTTATCTGATTTTTCTCCTATTTCAGATTCTATTATTATATTGTTTCCTGCAATTACCTTTGCATGCTCTGTCTTTCCTAGGCTTCTTAATTTTTCTTTCAATGGAATTGTAGGTATTCTGGCACTTTTTGTTTGCTCTGTAAAATGACCTTCGTTTCCTAGATAACTTCTCATCAGGGCTTCATATTTTGGAAATAATAAAGAGGCATATTTATCATTTTTTACCCTTGTTGAAAACTCATTAAAAGCTTCTTTTTGTCTATCTCTTATATAATCTCCAGCACCTCCATCACTTCTTTTAGAATCTCCTTTAGAATGCCATCTTTTCCAATTTTCAATCTCATTTGCTTCTATTATTTTTCCATCCCAAGTTTCATAATAGCTTTCATATTTATCTAGGTCCGCAACTCTTCCTATATTTTCAAATTTGGAAGTTTTAATATGCATATTATTTAATGCTTGCAGAAACCCAACTTCATTTCTTATATATTTAGCCTTCAGCTCTACATTTCCACCAATTATTTCTCCCTCATAATTCAGTATTTCCTTAGCTTTTATATTTAAGTCATTTCCGGAAAAAACAGTCTTCCCTTTTTTATTCTCAACTTTTTCTTCTACAGTCATCGTTAATTTATTAGCTGCTAAAACTAAATCATTATTTGTAATATTTTTTCCTTCAAGATTTACAAATTCACCACTTATTATTGCATTATTTTCAATATCTCCTTTTGCTTTTATTGCCAATGTTTTTGAAGACAAGTCCTTATTATTACTAAAATCATTGGATGTTATCTCTATAAGTCCATTTCCTGTAGTTTTTCCATTATTTTCTATATTTTTTCCTTTAATTATAAGGCTTTGATTCCCGTGAAGTTCTCCGATTAAATTTATATCATTTTCACTTAAAAGCTCCACACTTTCCCCGATTATACTTCCTGTATTATCAAATTTTTTATTGTCCTTCATTTCAATTGTACTAGAGGCAATTTTTTTAGTATTTGTAATATTTGTATTATTTAAAGAAATTTTTGCATTAGAAAGTATATCACCTGAATTTATAACATTTGTGTTATTTACAGTGATATTATTAAGAGCTGCTATTTCATTTGTATTTACAAGACTTTCAGTTTCAAACTTGATACTGTCAAGTGCTAAAATTTTTCCATCATTTTTGCTAGTCTTTACCTTAGCATTAAGTTCTTCTACTTTAATATTTCCACTATTTTCTAATTTATTTCCTGTTACAGTAAGATTTTTTGACTCTACTGATTTCTTATTTATGAATGTACCTTTTACATCCAGCTTCTCTCCAGCTGCAAGACTACCTTCATTTTCTAAATTATCACTTGTAATATTTTCTTTGGCTATCAATTTATTTTTGTTTTTTAAATTTTTTGTGTTAAAACTTTTATTTGTTAAAATATTACCTGTATTTTCAGTATCTGATACAACAGTTATATTGTCTAGTGCCTGAATCTCACCACTATTTATTAAAGTTCCATCAATATTTAATTTCTTATCTGTTGCCACTATTCCACTATTATCAAGTTTCGCTATATCTATTTTTTCTTTGGCTATTAATTTTTTTGTATTTTTTACATCTCTAGCTGTAAATGTTGAATTTGTTAAGATTTCTCCTGTATTTTCTGCATTTAATTTTACTTCTATCTTTTCTATTGCTTGAATTTTTCCACTATTTGTTAAGCTTCCATCGATATGTAGGTTTTTGTCTGTTACTACTGTTCCACTATTATCAAGCTTAGTTATATCTATTTTTTCTTTGGCTATTAATTTTTTTGTATTTTTTACATCTCTAGCTGTAAATGTTGAATTTGTTAAGATTTCTCCTGCATTTTCTGCATTTAATTTTACTTCTATCTTTTCTATTGCTTGAATTTTTCCACTATTTGTTAAGCTTCCATCAATATGTAGGTTTTTGTCTGTCACTACTGTTCCACTATTGTCAAGCTTAGTTATATCTATCTTTTCTTTAGCTATCAATTTTTTTGTATTTTTTACATCTCTAGCTGTAAATGTTGAATTTGTTAAGATTTCTCCTGTATTTTCTGCATTTAATTTTACTTCTATTTTTTCTACTGCATGAACTTTTCCACTATTTATTAAACTTCCTTCTATAGTTAATTCTTTATTAGTAGCTACAAGTCCTAAATTTTCTAGTTTTCCTATATTTATATTATCTTCAACTAAAATATCCTTTGTATTTTCTACATCTTTTGCTTTCAAAGATTTATTTGTTTTAATATTCCCACTATTGACTAAATTTCCATCTGCTTCAATTTTATCTTGAACTTCAATATCTCCTGTATTTATTAATCTTTTTGTCTTTAAATTTTCTTTTGTGTAAAGTGCTGCATTATTTTCAACATTTCCATCTAATATTATAGCTCTCTCTGCCTGTGTCAGCTTACCATTAAGTTTAATATTATCTGCTTTTATCTTGATATCTTCTTCCGAATAAGCCAATTCCTTTTGCTCATAATCCTTAGCTTCTACAGCTATTCCCTTACCTTGTACCTTATTTACTTTGACTTTTCCATCAGCTGTAATCTCTAATTTGCTATTTTTAGACACTATAAAAGCATCAGAATTTACTCCTGCTCCCTTATCTGTACTTATTATTTTTATTGTATTGGCATACATTCCACCCAAATTACTCGCATCTATTGCAACAGCTGCTGGAGTAGAGGATTTTATTTTTTCAATATTTCCATTCTTATCAACTTTATTAGAGCCTGTAACAACTTTTAAATCTCCTTTGCTTACTAAGTTTCCTGTTAGCTCTAAAGTCTTAGATATAATTTCAACATAGTTGGAATTAGTTAAATCCATACCCTTAGGTCCTATTGCAACATGCCCTTTATTTACATCTATACCTATAAAATCTCCATCTTTTAGCTTTACTTTACCTGTAGTTGCCGTGAAATTTTTTATATTTATTGTTCCCGCATTGTTTATATAAATTCCATTTTCATTACTTAAAATAACATTTACTTTTTCTCTACTCAATGCTTCTAAATATCCTTCTATTTGAGAACGGTTAGCTCCATTAACCTGTAAAAGGATTAAATTAGCTGCCTGATTTGCACCTAAATTTGGATTTCCATTTATCAGCCCTGCTAAATGGCTACGCCCTGTATTATCTGCATTGTTTAAAACCTGTCCTCTTTCATCAACATTATAGTCTAAAAATTCATTTATACTTATTCCTCTATTATTAGGTGTCGATATATTGACTATAGGTACTCCGTTTCCTGCTTTATCTAGCTTTGTATTATGTTTTGAGTTGGGATCTAAAATTAAACTACCTGCAAAAATTTCTATTGAATGTATTACTAAAAATATTGCTGTTATTAGCTTTTTTAAAAATTTACTTCTAAACTTCATCTAAACTCCTTAATTTAAAATTTTACTTTAATTGACGCACTAAAATATATATCTCTACTTCTTGGATCCAAGTAACTTGAATAATTTAAAGCTCTTGCATAAGCTATATCAAAATCAAAATATTTTGCATTGTACCTAATACCAATTGTAGCACCTGACATATGACCTTTACCATATTTTGAATAATTCTCATTATTTTTAACCATTCCATATGAATGACTTATATAGGGAGATAGGTTTCCAAATTTTTCAGAACTCATAAGTCTGTATGAAAGCTCATTTTCTACTTCCATTGCCTTATCTCCTTGAATATTTCCTGTTCTATGAAAACCACCAACACTTCCAACCCCCCCAATACTTTGCTTTTCTGAACCATATAGTACATCATTTGAATGAGAAGCTATTAAATTAAATCTATATGCTAATTTACTGCTAATCGGTTTATAATAATTAAGATTAAGAGTATATTTATTAAACTGTGCCTTAGGGCTTGTAGCTATTTTCCCTTCATCTCTTTCTGCTCCCAATGCCCTTAAACCTCTTTCATAGCCTAAAGATATGCCTAAGAGTCCTCTCCATAATGCAATACTTGCATTTAAAGAAATTTCTCCTATTGAAAGAATTCTATCTGATAATATAGCAGTTTCAAGATAATTTTCATTTTGCTTTCTCTTCAAGCCTATTCCAAAACTTATTTTAGTTTTTTGATTTCTCCATAAAATTTTATCTATATTTACTGAAAAAGTATCACTGACAGATTTAAAATCATAAACTGTATTCCCTGTATAAAAACTACTCTCTTTTTCTGTTCTACTTTTTCCAAGGAAAAAACTATAATCTTGATATTTCATTGAATATCTAAAATTATATATATCCAGTATTCTTTTGTAGGGAAGCACTTCACCTCTGTTTGGATCGTATCCTTTAGGACCTATTGGTAGAATTTCACCCGGCTTTAAAGTATCTGCTGACTCTTTCCAAGATCTGTCCGGCTTTTTCTTATTGACTGTCATATATGAGAAATATAGTTTATCTCCTATTCCTAGCGGACTGTCAATATTTACAGATATTCCAGATCTCCAAATTGCATTTTGCCTATCTTCCCCATGGTTATTCGTAAGGACTGAAACGGTAAATTTTTCCTTCATAGAGTTATTAACTTTTATTATAGAATAATTTGCTTTTTTACCTGGAATTATTTCCATAGTCATATTATTAGCCTCAAGATAGTTAAAATTTTCCGTAGCAGTATCTAAATCTCTAATATTTAAGACATCACCTTTTTGAGATTTAAAAAGGAAGAATTTTTTGAGATTATCTAAATTTTTATTCTCATTTAGTAAAACTTCTTCTATTCTTCCCGGTATTATTTCTATATTTAATTCTTCTGTTTTCAAATTATTGTCTTTAGAAATTGTCGCTACTGATGTTATATATCCTTTTGCTATTAATCTATTGGTTAGCTCGGTCAAAAGAGTAGTAATCTTTACACTTCCTAAATTTTGATTCAAATATTTTGCTAATATTCTTTCCCTTTCTATTTCATTTAATAGTTTTTCATCATCTTTTAAATTTATCTTAGATATATAAAATTCAATCTCATCTTTACTTTTTATATCCTCAATTTTTTCTAAATTTAACTTTTCAAATGTTTTTTCCCTCTGCTCTAATTCTTTTTGTGTACGTTCCTGCTCTAGTCTTTGTTCCTGTTTTAAAATAACTTTGTCTTCTTCATCAAAAGAAGCTGGAAAAATTAAGCCATTTAAAATAAAAAATGTTAATAGCAATACTTTTTTCACACTTCACCTCTCTGGTTTTAATTATTGATTTATTATATCATTGTTATTTTATTTTTCAATGTTTTTTCATTAAAATTTTAATAAAAACTTAAATTTCTCGTATATTAAAAAAACTGTATATCATAATCAAATTCTATGACACACAGTTTGATTTTTCTATATCATTCTCCCAAATAATTCTCTGGAAACATTATTCTTTCAACACCTTCAATAATTATATGAAGTATCATCATATGAATCTCTTGAACTCTGTCTGATGTCTTTCCTGGAATTATAAATTCATAATCACAAACTCCCTTTAGTTTCCCGCCATCTTTTCCAAGCAAGGCACAGGTTATTAAACCTTTTCTTTTAGCCTCTTCTACAGCTTTAATAACATTGGCTGAATTTCCACTTGTAGATATTCCTATAAACATATCTCCTTCTTGACCGTATGCTTCCACTCCTTTTGAAAAAATATAGTCAAAGCCGTAATCATTAGCAACACAAGTTATATGTGAAGGATCTGAAATTGAAATTGCTGGTAAAGCCCTTCTCTCTTTCCTGAATCTTCCGGTGAATTCTTCCATAAAGTGCATAGCATCACAATTACTTCCGCCATTTCCACAAATTAAAACTTTTTTTCCAGCTTTAAAAATATCAGCCAGTTTTTCTGCAACTTTTTCTGTTTCTTTTCTTTCTTCTTCAACTTTTATAAAGTCTTTTAACAATTCTAATTCTGTTTTATATGATTCTATTAAATTCATATTTTCCTTCCTTTTTAATTCATAAGTTTATGCTCTTTTATAAAATCAATAAACTTAATAACTTGATCCAATTCTCTCTTATCCCTTGTCACAACAATCTGGTAACCATCTTTAACTTCATTTATTTTTTGAATAACCTTAAATTTATTTTCTTTTATCTCCTTATAAACTGCATAATATGGAAGAATCACATTAGCTATTCCTTCTTCCACCATTCCTTTTATAACCTCTAGGTTCCCTTTAACTATTATTTTAGTTTTAAAAGAAATTCCAATTTTTTCCTCAACAACTTCTATTGCTTTGTTATTATTAGGTATATTTTTTCTTGTTATTATTGGATCTTTTTCAATTTCTTTTAAATCGCTGTAATCATTTCTGCTTATCAAAACATAAGGTCCTTTTTCTAAATTAATAACCTCTAAATTTTCATCGACTATATGCTCATTATCAATTACAATTAAGTCTAAATCTCCCTCTTTTAAAAGCTTTATTAATAAGTCCTTAGATGATACAGTAATATCATACTCTATCTCATCATGCTGTTCTGAAAAACCTTTCATTAACTTAGGTAATAGAGGTTCAGCAATTATAGGAGAGGCTCCTATATTTATTTTAGCTTTTCCCATTTGAATAATTTTAGATATTTCTTTTTCCGTTCTTTTAACTTTTTCAAAAATCTCTTCAGCCATTTTATACAATGATTCGCCTGTGTATGTAAGTTTTATTTTTTTTGAACTTCTATCAAATAATTTTGTTCCTAAAATCTCTTCAAATTTTTTTACTTGAATAGATACAGCTGATTGATTTATAAAAAGTTTTTCTGCTGCTCTTGTAAAGCTTCTTTCTTTGGCAACTTCGTAAAATATTTCTAAGTAATGTAAATCCAATTAAATCACTCCCGTATACTATATAATAATTTCTTTTTTTAATTCTATCATATTTTTTATATTTTTTATACTATCTATTTAAAATATATATTATTTATAAATAAATTTTTTTTATTTCATAAGATAAATTAATTTTTTATAGATAAAATATATTCAAAAAGGAACTGTTGCATTTTAAAAATTCTAATTTGCAACAATCCCATTTTAATATTTATAATCTTTACAGTTCTTTTTCCTGCATAGCCTCTCTTAAAAATGGAAGTAGTGAACGAGTTACAATAATTTTTCTGCTCTCAATATTTAAACACATTATTTGACCCCTTTCCATTAAGTCATACCAACTCGTCTTGCTTATGCCAAACAGCTGAACTAAGTCCTTTGTGGAGCAGAATTCACCTAAATTATCTATAAGAATATTTTCTAAAAATGTTTCTATCTCATTTTTAGGCGACCAGTTAAAAAAATTATTAATATAAAAATCCTCTTGTGTTAGAGGATTTGATATTGGATACATATTTGTTCCTAAATTTAGGCTGTTTAAAAAAGAGGAAAGTTCATATTCCTTTCTGCCATACTTAGTTCTTGATTTAACATTTTCATTTTTAACAAGCATATAAATAAAAGTCAGACTTAGACCTAAGTTTTCCTGAAGTTTTTTTGCACTTGCATATTCTCCCATTCTATTTTTTAAAATTTGAAAAACTATTTCTCTCATACACATAAGTATACCTCCTAATAATTTTTTATTTTAATTTTTTATAGAATTTTTAATGAGATTATGTGAAAGCTCATTCCCCCTTTATATTAAATTTATTTTTTCATTTTTACTTATTTAAAAAATTTTAAGTTTTAAGTCGCAGAGCTTATATCAACTTTATATAAATTTTTATACTTTATACATTTAGAGCAAATGATTGAAAAAAGTAGGACATATTTATAAAAATATGGGAGAAAATTTCTCCCATATTAAAAATTTATTTTTTTTCTAATAAAAGCTTTAATTGTTCCTTTATTTCTTTAAGTTCCAAAGCTTGTGAATTAACCTGAGCCTTTAGCTGATTGTTTTCTCTTGTAAGTCTACTCATTTCATCTTGCATTATATAAGCAGGTGTGTTAGTTGCTGATGAACTTCCACCCTTACCTAGCTTCCAAGTTAAACCTACATTTGCCATAGTCTTTACTCTTCTTTCGCTACCTATTGCAAGACCTGCTGTCATTAAAACATTTTCACCAAAATAATGACTCATTCCAACTGCTATAGATTGTTTATTTCTGTAATGACCAAAACCTGCCATTATTTGATTAGGTGCTTGCGGATCATATTGTATAGGCTTTAAAGCTGACAGAGCCGCACTTAGTGAACCTACGTGATTTATTTCAGATTTTACATCTGCAAATCTTTTATTTACCTCTGTAAATCTCTCATTTACATCTGCTTTTAAATTCTCTATTCCAACATTATTTTGCATTGCATTATAAAGTTGTCTTCCTGTTACCGCGTCTGTTGATGTAGCTGATAATTCTCCATCTGCAACATTAGTTATCTTT
The DNA window shown above is from Fusobacterium russii ATCC 25533 and carries:
- the gmhA gene encoding D-sedoheptulose 7-phosphate isomerase is translated as MNLIESYKTELELLKDFIKVEEERKETEKVAEKLADIFKAGKKVLICGNGGSNCDAMHFMEEFTGRFRKERRALPAISISDPSHITCVANDYGFDYIFSKGVEAYGQEGDMFIGISTSGNSANVIKAVEEAKRKGLITCALLGKDGGKLKGVCDYEFIIPGKTSDRVQEIHMMILHIIIEGVERIMFPENYLGE
- a CDS encoding filamentous hemagglutinin N-terminal domain-containing protein encodes the protein MKFRSKFLKKLITAIFLVIHSIEIFAGSLILDPNSKHNTKLDKAGNGVPIVNISTPNNRGISINEFLDYNVDERGQVLNNADNTGRSHLAGLINGNPNLGANQAANLILLQVNGANRSQIEGYLEALSREKVNVILSNENGIYINNAGTINIKNFTATTGKVKLKDGDFIGIDVNKGHVAIGPKGMDLTNSNYVEIISKTLELTGNLVSKGDLKVVTGSNKVDKNGNIEKIKSSTPAAVAIDASNLGGMYANTIKIISTDKGAGVNSDAFIVSKNSKLEITADGKVKVNKVQGKGIAVEAKDYEQKELAYSEEDIKIKADNIKLNGKLTQAERAIILDGNVENNAALYTKENLKTKRLINTGDIEVQDKIEADGNLVNSGNIKTNKSLKAKDVENTKDILVEDNINIGKLENLGLVATNKELTIEGSLINSGKVHAVEKIEVKLNAENTGEILTNSTFTARDVKNTKKLIAKEKIDITKLDNSGTVVTDKNLHIDGSLTNSGKIQAIEKIEVKLNAENAGEILTNSTFTARDVKNTKKLIAKEKIDITKLDNSGTVVTDKNLHIDGSLTNSGKIQAIEKIEVKLNAENTGEILTNSTFTARDVKNTKKLIAKEKIDIAKLDNSGIVATDKKLNIDGTLINSGEIQALDNITVVSDTENTGNILTNKSFNTKNLKNKNKLIAKENITSDNLENEGSLAAGEKLDVKGTFINKKSVESKNLTVTGNKLENSGNIKVEELNAKVKTSKNDGKILALDSIKFETESLVNTNEIAALNNITVNNTNVINSGDILSNAKISLNNTNITNTKKIASSTIEMKDNKKFDNTGSIIGESVELLSENDINLIGELHGNQSLIIKGKNIENNGKTTGNGLIEITSNDFSNNKDLSSKTLAIKAKGDIENNAIISGEFVNLEGKNITNNDLVLAANKLTMTVEEKVENKKGKTVFSGNDLNIKAKEILNYEGEIIGGNVELKAKYIRNEVGFLQALNNMHIKTSKFENIGRVADLDKYESYYETWDGKIIEANEIENWKRWHSKGDSKRSDGGAGDYIRDRQKEAFNEFSTRVKNDKYASLLFPKYEALMRSYLGNEGHFTEQTKSARIPTIPLKEKLRSLGKTEHAKVIAGNNIIIESEIGEKSDKIINKDSIISAGNTVDIKTNSLENLVSTGEKVKVKTGQETMFIKFERTGRWPRKKVRMEVTYSRDFAQDYITKRVPRLDENGKQVYEEYGSDERPRRRKVYDFVTEYVGRYGYVTGQPSVIEGKNVVIDSTVIVPQAIEEANGLIKNGLAGNRLENKNIDIKNGINKSNSNLVINSNSSIEDLKNQNIDIEVYANLKKMEEVLKNSSINIDSNLNSALFTKNVFPSSKYLMETRAKHINISSFYGSDYFLSRIGHEEKWDRVRRLGDAFYENQLINKNIHEKLGTAFINGKSNQELVKFLIDNAKDEAGALNLKIGEELSAEQIKNLKKDIIWYVQQNVNGVDVLAPKIYLAKNTLDNLALDSRSKIAGTELTSIKTEDLVNNGAKIGNTGTTYVEAKSITNRSLTDQLSEITGTNTYLIADKDIKNIGGKITGTELATVISKDGNILNQSTIIERNSEFSELNRTRHSEIKDIAEISSGGILNIVGNNYTSIAGITKAKDLNINVKEDVNISSQKLSGEQKFGKDGDNFNSYAFESNIGSNVEAENLNISAKNLNIKGSAVLAKDAVLDVEKVKLDSNVDKIDTERRSKEKGFLKSHSKTELEHREENIAGTLYVENKALIKGDVEVIGSNLVLGKDSYIGGELKTDSKATYNKYIFEEKKKGLSSNLSLTNFSLSYGKNEFNYDERDKTNIKSNLVLGDGTVLNKGANITATNFTHGDIAINNGDVIYGARKDEKDIRTSSKSSSFGLSINISSPALDRARQARNAVKQIGNGDKLGGLVNVGNALTGTVAGLAGNQGNKQAANNGAARSKSEIDSAKANNDFYFGIGANLGFNKSKQESESHTERAVVTTITAKDENSKIRYNNNKNIVYEGTEANNTTFVYNNVENIRKEAVELNNYYRSKGSSKGVGLSANLSLSPDLNKGVAGGNTNYAANSTSVSINASTSKNNSNTDETIYKNGRFTDVNEIHSNTGTMKLSGFNQEGGKVTGSIKNLVIESKQNTSTTTGSSKSGSIGISSNLVPTGSISASRTDGNRAFVDNQTSFIVAKDSNLKIENAENTASIIGTVDNGKIKIENYIGKDIANSENLTTRGASVGTSGLGIKYSDLKKEGIARNTVVGNVSIDKSSGDNINTDLSKANEITKNESTKTDIYAEKQLIEAIAKPDEFKEKLDKAGQELKDIKNVLVDTINNKGKDNRNFIELLNEQRRNTAINNLLENDIKNILENSNDVQKDFSKLIENFGKDLGIDVELIYADSANMPKESKQSIGSAFIDKETGKTTIAINTDEIKTTSELIGTVFEEFSHILGGIAGRQNKEVTKNTNEKGQESLGRPANEYFKDKYSKDDKEINLVSDNKNYGNIQLGEKVGDALPAAVYLGALVSAPDFELDLVSLTDSGSEFLVNPGIGTGAVFVIDIVGTALPGIQSRIIRKGGEVFIKTLDGALYKATGKYADDILKIIGNTKVGKTTLKLSDEVVGKISSIVSKADKKIDEVLEKAIKNSDNKLISEIGEDALKIVDNNNSKVTKDILETTKKHLLKNEGNLSNILSLPKEDIVSISKSNIGAKVVTENAYKLTDNISKYNSQIDDIIKNGDLKGKKTEAILNDIIKSNPDLKLHNGKYGSNNGIDHLVENIKTG
- a CDS encoding ShlB/FhaC/HecB family hemolysin secretion/activation protein, which gives rise to MKKVLLLTFFILNGLIFPASFDEEDKVILKQEQRLEQERTQKELEQREKTFEKLNLEKIEDIKSKDEIEFYISKINLKDDEKLLNEIERERILAKYLNQNLGSVKITTLLTELTNRLIAKGYITSVATISKDNNLKTEELNIEIIPGRIEEVLLNENKNLDNLKKFFLFKSQKGDVLNIRDLDTATENFNYLEANNMTMEIIPGKKANYSIIKVNNSMKEKFTVSVLTNNHGEDRQNAIWRSGISVNIDSPLGIGDKLYFSYMTVNKKKPDRSWKESADTLKPGEILPIGPKGYDPNRGEVLPYKRILDIYNFRYSMKYQDYSFFLGKSRTEKESSFYTGNTVYDFKSVSDTFSVNIDKILWRNQKTKISFGIGLKRKQNENYLETAILSDRILSIGEISLNASIALWRGLLGISLGYERGLRALGAERDEGKIATSPKAQFNKYTLNLNYYKPISSKLAYRFNLIASHSNDVLYGSEKQSIGGVGSVGGFHRTGNIQGDKAMEVENELSYRLMSSEKFGNLSPYISHSYGMVKNNENYSKYGKGHMSGATIGIRYNAKYFDFDIAYARALNYSSYLDPRSRDIYFSASIKVKF
- a CDS encoding LysR family transcriptional regulator, translated to MDLHYLEIFYEVAKERSFTRAAEKLFINQSAVSIQVKKFEEILGTKLFDRSSKKIKLTYTGESLYKMAEEIFEKVKRTEKEISKIIQMGKAKINIGASPIIAEPLLPKLMKGFSEQHDEIEYDITVSSKDLLIKLLKEGDLDLIVIDNEHIVDENLEVINLEKGPYVLISRNDYSDLKEIEKDPIITRKNIPNNNKAIEVVEEKIGISFKTKIIVKGNLEVIKGMVEEGIANVILPYYAVYKEIKENKFKVIQKINEVKDGYQIVVTRDKRELDQVIKFIDFIKEHKLMN